Proteins from a genomic interval of Candidatus Bealeia paramacronuclearis:
- a CDS encoding DUF2336 domain-containing protein produces MRQNPTLQNQIHSYERAKKIAHSGTREERTEIAGQLETPPEILYFLAQDPETSVRLNVAQNSVTPIQADEILSKDPDTTVREKVAEKLFKETSDLSFLNDPRKKEAANHIIENFAHDPSSKIRRLLARAVKMLSELSHKLALLLAQDPDADVSVPLLKYSPVLKSQDLKNMVRHSKNAPHITPAIAQRHEIEEIVCDEIVHQEDELAVSMLLSNIGAKLSQDAYDVITDKVQTHPDWQEPLAARGGLPETTIKRLALVISGTLLKTLVSRNHIAPSAMNDVLGVIKERVLSGEIENEIFDALQLTPQDPLSPYERAKYDYLEGSLTEEFIESALLKGEQAYVTGAIAIMARAPYEAVQKAITMQHAKALMSFIWRGGLSARLGLEVQKRMAKMTGQKVLYPRNGTEFPLTEREMLWQLELFTDLAG; encoded by the coding sequence TTGCGCCAAAATCCCACCCTTCAAAATCAGATTCACTCTTATGAGCGTGCGAAAAAAATTGCGCATTCGGGGACGAGGGAAGAGCGTACAGAAATTGCAGGGCAACTGGAAACACCTCCTGAGATTCTCTATTTTTTAGCCCAAGATCCTGAAACAAGTGTTCGCCTTAATGTGGCCCAGAATTCAGTAACCCCGATCCAGGCGGACGAAATTCTTTCCAAAGACCCTGATACAACTGTTCGAGAAAAAGTCGCTGAAAAACTCTTTAAAGAGACTTCCGATTTAAGTTTTTTGAATGACCCGCGCAAAAAAGAAGCCGCCAATCACATCATCGAAAATTTTGCCCATGATCCGTCTTCAAAAATCAGACGACTTTTAGCGAGGGCTGTGAAAATGCTTTCGGAGTTATCCCATAAACTTGCCCTTCTTTTGGCACAAGATCCGGATGCAGACGTTTCTGTACCCCTCTTAAAATACTCACCTGTTTTAAAAAGTCAGGATTTAAAAAATATGGTACGTCATTCGAAAAATGCACCACACATCACACCTGCAATTGCCCAGCGACATGAGATTGAAGAGATAGTTTGCGATGAAATCGTGCATCAAGAAGATGAGTTGGCGGTGAGTATGCTTCTTTCTAATATCGGTGCAAAACTCAGCCAAGACGCCTATGACGTCATTACCGACAAAGTTCAAACACATCCTGATTGGCAAGAGCCCTTGGCCGCCCGTGGAGGGCTTCCAGAAACCACCATCAAGCGATTAGCTCTTGTGATCTCAGGTACACTTTTAAAAACGCTTGTATCACGCAATCATATTGCGCCTTCTGCCATGAATGATGTGCTGGGTGTAATTAAAGAACGCGTTCTTTCAGGTGAAATTGAAAATGAAATTTTTGATGCCCTCCAGTTAACCCCTCAAGATCCCCTCAGCCCTTATGAGCGTGCCAAATACGATTATTTAGAAGGCAGCTTAACTGAAGAATTTATAGAATCAGCGCTCCTCAAGGGTGAGCAGGCCTACGTCACGGGCGCCATTGCGATTATGGCGCGAGCACCTTATGAGGCCGTTCAAAAAGCCATCACAATGCAGCATGCCAAAGCCTTGATGTCATTCATTTGGCGCGGCGGACTTTCCGCTCGTCTGGGACTTGAGGTTCAAAAACGTATGGCCAAAATGACGGGGCAAAAAGTGCTCTATCCCAGAAATGGCACTGAGTTTCCTTTGACCGAACGAGAAATGTTGTGGCAATTGGAACTCTTCACAGACTTAGCAGGATAG
- a CDS encoding division plane positioning ATPase MipZ codes for MSASTKSPYIIVLGNEKGGTGKSTLSMHLIMSLLHAGYKVGSIDVDARQGTLTRYVENRQSTQNAMSRQLPMPEHKSIHKSTNPSQPEAETEDEKHVMETFEALKNNDFIVVDTPGSDMYLSRLVHSRADTLITPLNDSFIDLDMLVRLKDGSVESSRPSTYAEMVWEQKKRRAIADGGSIDWIVLRNRLSSIKAKNKEHMEEVLSKLSKRLGFRYYPGFGERVIFRELFLSGLTLLDLEALGENMSISHVTARQELRSLLSMINLPELKTKIAV; via the coding sequence ATGTCAGCTTCCACAAAATCGCCTTACATCATTGTTTTAGGAAATGAAAAAGGGGGAACGGGAAAATCCACTTTAAGCATGCACCTTATTATGAGTTTGCTTCATGCCGGATACAAAGTAGGAAGTATAGACGTGGACGCACGGCAAGGTACTTTGACCCGCTATGTGGAAAATCGTCAATCCACACAAAACGCTATGTCTCGACAATTGCCCATGCCAGAGCACAAGTCCATCCACAAAAGTACTAACCCCTCACAACCTGAGGCTGAGACTGAAGATGAAAAGCACGTAATGGAAACCTTTGAAGCCCTTAAAAATAATGACTTCATCGTCGTCGACACGCCTGGTAGCGACATGTATCTCTCACGCCTTGTACACAGCCGCGCCGATACATTAATTACACCACTTAATGATAGTTTTATTGATCTCGACATGCTGGTCCGCCTTAAAGATGGTTCTGTCGAAAGCTCACGGCCCAGCACTTATGCTGAGATGGTCTGGGAGCAAAAAAAGCGTCGCGCTATTGCTGATGGAGGCTCGATTGATTGGATCGTCCTCAGAAATCGATTAAGTAGCATCAAAGCCAAAAACAAAGAACATATGGAAGAAGTTTTAAGTAAACTCTCCAAACGCTTGGGATTCCGTTACTATCCAGGATTTGGGGAGCGCGTGATTTTTCGCGAGCTATTTTTGTCAGGATTGACCCTTCTTGATTTGGAAGCTTTGGGGGAAAATATGAGCATTTCTCACGTAACAGCACGACAAGAGCTTCGCAGTCTTTTAAGCATGATTAATTTACCTGAACTCAAAACCAAAATTGCTGTCTGA
- a CDS encoding DnaJ domain-containing protein yields MPYLLLAILGAILLFWLVLKLKEADRKTLESSFKFTLTLLLVLFGIYCVLTERIGFVAAAALALVYLYAPKISRYFRKSPEKFLPKDMGIEEAAQILGISQDASEAEIQAAYHRLIAKNHPDHGGSKYIAQQLNQARELLIEKIKQKN; encoded by the coding sequence ATGCCTTATTTATTATTGGCGATTTTAGGCGCCATTCTCTTATTTTGGTTGGTTTTGAAATTAAAGGAAGCAGATCGCAAAACCCTTGAGAGTTCCTTTAAATTCACACTAACGCTTTTATTGGTGCTATTCGGAATTTATTGTGTTTTGACTGAACGCATCGGATTTGTGGCGGCTGCGGCGTTAGCCCTCGTTTATCTTTATGCCCCCAAAATCAGTCGATATTTCCGAAAATCTCCAGAAAAATTTCTCCCAAAAGATATGGGCATCGAGGAGGCGGCTCAAATTTTAGGCATCTCACAAGACGCCTCTGAGGCTGAAATCCAAGCGGCTTACCACCGCCTGATTGCCAAAAATCATCCCGATCACGGCGGATCCAAATATATTGCCCAACAGCTCAACCAAGCCCGCGAATTATTAATCGAAAAAATTAAACAAAAAAATTGA
- the galU gene encoding UTP--glucose-1-phosphate uridylyltransferase GalU, whose product MSKHIRKAIFPVGGLGTRFLPATKAMPKEMLPVIDKPLIQYAVEEALASGIEQLIFVTGRGKTAIEDHFDHSYELEDTLEERGKLEELEEVRSFVPGPGQISYVRQQKPLGLGHAVWCARHLIDEGEPFAVILADDLIKSQTPCLKQMIEAYPHQGSMMAVMEVPEQDVSKYGIFDVSKTQNNCIFGKGLVEKPTILQSPSRYAVIGRYILSYDVMMTLNSQEPGKGGEIQLTDAIARTIQGDNLSGLLFEGTRFDCGSKEGMLEATLAYALDRNDLRYHTQRLINFYNKKVAV is encoded by the coding sequence ATGTCCAAACACATTCGAAAAGCCATTTTCCCCGTAGGCGGTTTGGGAACCCGGTTTTTACCGGCAACCAAGGCTATGCCTAAAGAAATGCTTCCTGTCATCGATAAACCGTTAATACAATATGCGGTTGAGGAAGCTTTGGCCTCGGGCATTGAGCAACTTATTTTTGTAACGGGCCGTGGAAAAACAGCCATTGAAGATCATTTTGACCATTCTTATGAGCTTGAAGATACGTTAGAAGAGCGGGGGAAACTTGAGGAGCTGGAAGAAGTGAGGTCCTTCGTTCCAGGTCCTGGGCAAATCAGTTATGTCCGTCAGCAAAAACCATTGGGTTTGGGGCACGCGGTTTGGTGTGCCCGCCATTTGATCGATGAAGGCGAACCATTTGCGGTCATTTTGGCCGATGATCTCATTAAAAGCCAAACACCGTGTTTAAAGCAAATGATTGAGGCTTATCCCCATCAAGGGTCTATGATGGCCGTGATGGAAGTGCCTGAGCAAGACGTCAGCAAATATGGAATCTTTGACGTTTCTAAAACTCAAAATAACTGCATTTTTGGAAAAGGTCTTGTGGAAAAACCCACAATTCTTCAGTCCCCTTCTCGATATGCAGTCATTGGCCGCTATATTCTATCTTATGACGTGATGATGACACTCAATAGCCAAGAACCCGGTAAAGGCGGTGAAATTCAGCTTACAGATGCGATTGCCCGCACAATTCAAGGGGATAACCTCTCAGGTCTTCTTTTTGAAGGCACGCGCTTTGATTGTGGAAGCAAGGAAGGCATGCTAGAAGCCACCCTCGCCTATGCTTTGGACCGAAATGATCTTCGTTATCACACGCAAAGACTCATTAATTTTTACAACAAAAAGGTTGCCGTATGA
- a CDS encoding UDP-glucose/GDP-mannose dehydrogenase family protein yields MKIAMIGTGYVGLVSGTCFADFGFHVTCLDKDVGKIEALKTGVIPIYEPGLENLVKKNIDAGNLHFTTDLKSALHEAEAIFIAVGTPSRRGEGHADLTYVYEAIDEIAKTLTKSCVIITKSTVPVGTGREIQKRLKELRPDLEISVASNPEFLREGSAIDDFMRPDRIIAGAEDAKARDVLRALYRPLFLLETPLLFTNFETAELIKYAANGFLATKIAFINEIADLCEKVGANVQDISRGIGLDVRIGKHFLHAGPGYGGSCFPKDTLALVQTAQFHNAPMTIVESVVKGNQNRKERMVSKILEIFKDDLKNKKIAVLGVTFKPNTDDMREAPSLTIIPGLQKEGIFISAFDPVGMTEAQKQLENVEWSETVESCIQDADAVLILTEWNQFRGLNWASLSKRMRAPLLIDLRNIYKPEEINAQGLNYISVGRSDAWISSLQSEVAA; encoded by the coding sequence ATGAAAATTGCTATGATTGGAACGGGGTATGTTGGCCTTGTCTCTGGAACATGTTTTGCTGATTTTGGTTTTCACGTCACGTGTTTGGATAAAGATGTGGGCAAAATTGAGGCATTAAAAACAGGCGTAATACCCATTTATGAGCCTGGCCTTGAAAACCTTGTGAAAAAGAATATTGATGCGGGAAATCTTCATTTTACGACGGATCTCAAAAGTGCCCTTCATGAGGCTGAGGCCATTTTTATTGCAGTTGGTACTCCTTCTCGACGGGGCGAGGGGCATGCAGATTTAACTTATGTTTATGAAGCCATCGATGAGATTGCCAAAACCCTTACCAAATCGTGCGTTATCATTACCAAATCCACAGTTCCTGTCGGCACAGGTCGTGAAATTCAAAAACGTCTGAAAGAACTACGTCCTGATCTTGAAATTTCTGTTGCCTCCAATCCTGAATTTTTACGTGAAGGCTCTGCCATTGATGATTTCATGCGCCCGGATCGTATTATAGCCGGTGCGGAAGATGCTAAAGCGCGCGACGTTTTAAGAGCCCTTTATCGTCCCCTCTTCCTTCTGGAAACCCCTCTCCTCTTCACGAATTTTGAGACGGCAGAACTGATTAAGTACGCCGCCAACGGATTTTTGGCCACCAAAATTGCCTTCATTAATGAGATCGCAGATCTCTGTGAAAAAGTGGGTGCCAATGTTCAAGATATCTCCCGAGGGATTGGTCTTGATGTGCGCATCGGGAAGCATTTCTTACATGCAGGTCCTGGCTATGGCGGATCTTGTTTTCCCAAAGATACACTGGCCCTGGTTCAAACGGCTCAATTTCATAATGCCCCCATGACCATTGTTGAATCTGTAGTCAAAGGCAACCAAAACCGCAAAGAACGCATGGTTTCCAAAATTTTAGAAATCTTTAAAGATGACCTTAAAAACAAAAAAATTGCCGTTTTAGGCGTGACTTTCAAACCCAATACGGACGATATGCGGGAAGCTCCCAGTTTGACCATTATTCCAGGGCTTCAAAAAGAAGGAATCTTTATTTCAGCTTTTGATCCCGTGGGGATGACTGAAGCGCAAAAGCAACTTGAAAATGTAGAGTGGTCCGAAACAGTTGAGTCTTGCATTCAAGATGCGGATGCCGTTCTTATTTTAACAGAGTGGAATCAATTCCGAGGCCTCAATTGGGCAAGTCTTTCCAAACGCATGCGTGCGCCGTTGTTAATTGATTTAAGAAACATCTATAAGCCCGAAGAAATCAATGCGCAGGGTCTGAATTATATTTCGGTCGGAAGATCCGATGCCTGGATTTCATCACTTCAATCTGAGGTTGCTGCCTAA
- the pgmG gene encoding phosphoglucomutase/phosphomannomutase PgmG, translated as MSHKFHPIILKEYDIRGIYQETLTHDDAYLLGQVYSQIVRNAGGKSIVTLRDGRISSPALEGALVEGLATGGLHVFRLGIGPTPLAYFGEHHLKADAAIMVTGSHNPPNHNGFKLTLKTAPFYGKDIQALTNLSPFRQSGGSYEDCDIQEAYLDRITQDLNFDPQLKIIWDAGNGASGEILEKLVKRLPCKSHTLFTEINGEFPNHHPDPSVEKNLLDLQKTVAEKSAHIGIAFDGDGDRLGAIDSQGRIIWGDQLLALFAQGTLKTHPGSTIIGDVKASQAVFDMIKSAGGVPLMWKTGHSNIKSKMKEINSPLGGEMSGHFFFRDRYYGFDDGIYAALRLIDLVSHSGTTLDTLYDQVPQMHATPEIRFECANERKFLVPEEIKARLKLSQISYSDIDGIRVQTPQGWWLLRASNTQDVLVARCESASEDGLESLQKHLTKELHLSKVIIR; from the coding sequence ATGTCACACAAATTTCATCCCATTATTTTAAAAGAATATGATATCCGCGGCATTTATCAGGAAACCCTTACGCATGATGATGCTTATCTTTTGGGTCAAGTTTATAGCCAAATCGTACGCAATGCCGGTGGAAAATCCATCGTCACCTTAAGGGACGGCAGGATAAGCTCACCCGCCCTCGAGGGGGCTTTGGTCGAAGGATTGGCTACAGGAGGCCTTCATGTTTTTAGATTAGGCATCGGCCCCACACCACTCGCTTATTTCGGTGAGCATCATTTGAAAGCCGACGCAGCCATTATGGTCACAGGCTCCCACAATCCCCCCAATCACAATGGATTTAAACTCACGCTCAAGACCGCGCCTTTTTATGGAAAAGACATTCAAGCTTTGACAAATCTCTCGCCTTTCCGGCAATCAGGGGGAAGTTATGAAGACTGCGATATTCAAGAAGCCTATTTAGATCGCATTACACAAGACCTCAATTTTGATCCTCAACTTAAAATCATTTGGGATGCCGGAAATGGTGCCAGTGGCGAGATTCTTGAAAAACTCGTCAAACGATTACCTTGCAAATCCCATACTCTTTTCACCGAGATCAATGGCGAATTCCCCAACCATCACCCAGACCCCAGCGTTGAGAAAAATCTTCTCGATCTCCAAAAAACTGTGGCCGAAAAATCGGCCCACATTGGTATTGCCTTTGATGGAGATGGCGATCGCTTAGGCGCTATTGATAGCCAAGGGCGGATTATTTGGGGTGACCAACTTTTAGCGCTTTTTGCACAAGGCACCCTCAAAACTCATCCCGGCAGCACGATTATTGGCGATGTCAAAGCCAGCCAAGCGGTCTTTGATATGATCAAATCTGCAGGCGGCGTTCCACTCATGTGGAAAACCGGGCATTCCAATATCAAATCCAAAATGAAAGAGATCAACTCTCCTTTGGGCGGTGAGATGAGTGGCCATTTCTTTTTCCGCGATCGTTATTATGGTTTTGATGACGGCATTTATGCGGCCTTAAGACTCATTGACCTTGTGAGCCACTCGGGAACGACTTTGGACACACTTTATGACCAAGTTCCTCAAATGCACGCAACGCCTGAGATACGATTTGAATGTGCCAATGAGCGTAAGTTTTTGGTACCTGAAGAAATTAAAGCCCGTCTCAAGTTATCACAAATTTCCTATTCAGACATCGATGGTATCCGCGTGCAAACACCCCAAGGCTGGTGGCTTTTGAGAGCGTCCAATACACAGGATGTCCTTGTCGCCCGCTGTGAGTCTGCCTCTGAAGATGGCCTTGAAAGTCTTCAAAAACACCTCACCAAAGAGCTTCATTTGTCAAAAGTGATTATAAGGTAA